CGCTGGGCCGCCGACCGCGGGCTCAAGCGCGCCGCCGTCACCAACGCGCCCAGGGCCAACGCCGAGCTCATGATCTCCATCCTCGGACTCTCCGACTTCTTCCAGCTCGTCGTCACCGCCGAGGAGTGCGAGCGATTCAAGCCCTTCCCGGACCCGTACCTCAGGGCGCTCGACCTGCTCGGCGTCTCGCCGGAGCACGCCATCGTGTTTGAGGACTCCACCACTGGCGTGCAGGCAGGCGTTGCGGCAGGGATGCCCGTGGTTGCCATCGCCGAGGAGAGCCGGGAGAGCAAGCTTCTCGCCGTCGGCGCCACGCTCGTTATCAGGGACTACGAAGATCCCAAGCTCTGGGCGGCATTGGAAAAACTGGACACCGCCAAGCCTGAAGCTGCTGCTGAGGCCAATGGAACTCATACACAACTGTAGCTGAGGGACAAGTGCACTAGTAGCGAAAAACAATTTCTTGCCATATTTCACTTTCATTCACGCATGATTGAATTCAATTAGAACTCATTCGTGGATGATGTATCTTGATGAGGTCATACAAAATTGATAAGTGAAAACAAAACTGATTGCGAGAAAATACAGAATTCTATATCTATAAGCAAGAGCTCACACGAGATTAAGCACTTCAGAAATGATAAGCTGGTGACGGTgcaccctgttcgcttatgctgagATTTGGCTTatactgaaatgttgtgagagaaaacactgttccatggCTAAAAGGTACAGACAATACATTTTCCACAAAACTGATTGCGAGAAAAAGAAATGTAGGAGGATTCTATATCTACTCTCCCGCAAGAGCTCACACGAGATTATGCACTTCAGAAATGGGTACGCTGGTGACGGTGCACGCCTTGCAAACATGGTATAGACAGTACATTTTTCACAAGGTCCTCATATACACACCAAGATGGAGACATGGTGATAGATCAGTTTGACGAGTATCTCTTTGACAACGCCTCGTAATGTTTGATTTGCTGCAGCAAAAGAGAACAAGGTCGAAGGGAGAAATAGGTGAGACAGAAGCACAATGGCGAGCTGAAAAATTAGCACTGACATCAGGAAGTCATTCTAGCATTTGCCTATACCTGTTCAGATACTGATGGCTTAACCTTCGATACAGCGCGTTCAAAGTGTGAGATCTCAATCAAACAAGACGAACTCATTGAGGATGTCCCATTCTCAAGGAATTCCAATCTCTCTTCCAATGCTACCATGGCTGCTTCATTGACCTGATGAAAGAAGCACATTAGTTTGATACAGATATCTTTTCGACTAAGCTAGATTGAATTCATTGTGCAAACTGAAGCACTAGTGCTCCATTTGGGCAACATAAAGAACAACTGATCAATGGAATATCACAAATATTACCAGTGATGCTAGGTCAGCACCAGTGAGATTGTTGCATTCAGCACGACGTGCAAGTGCATCCAAATCAACATCAGCCGAGACAGGCTTGCTACGAGCTTGTGCTTTTAATATTGAAACCCGCTCGTCGGCACCAGGTAAAGGTACATAATGTTTCTTTCCAAATCTACCAGGCCGTAAAACAGCATCATCTATCACATCAATCCTACACCAGAAAGGGGCTGCAGGTATCAATAATATATTCAGGGATAAAGATGTAAAATGGTAGACCAGTCCGCTGCTGACAATTAC
The nucleotide sequence above comes from Miscanthus floridulus cultivar M001 chromosome 18, ASM1932011v1, whole genome shotgun sequence. Encoded proteins:
- the LOC136519421 gene encoding haloacid dehalogenase-like hydrolase domain-containing protein Sgpp; its protein translation is MESGIGRVAPLEAVLFDIDGTMAISDPFHHRAISEMLLKVGYNNGVPITQEFGMAHMAGRSNEQIGRFLFPDWDQARLDAFFAEKEALFARYAGEGLREIAGLTPLCRWAADRGLKRAAVTNAPRANAELMISILGLSDFFQLVVTAEECERFKPFPDPYLRALDLLGVSPEHAIVFEDSTTGVQAGVAAGMPVVAIAEESRESKLLAVGATLVIRDYEDPKLWAALEKLDTAKPEAAAEANGTHTQL